In a genomic window of Novosphingobium sp. KA1:
- the cobF gene encoding precorrin-6A synthase (deacetylating): MIDLHLIGIGTGNPDHLTMAAIRAMNGADLILLPRKGGEGDGRSDLVDLRRVLCGAVLTRPVRVVEFDLPARAAEGPYIEAVRDWHAAIAAAWRAEIDAHLPRGGKLALLVWGDPSLYDSTLRIAARLQREGLDLRTHVVPGISSVQLLTAAHAIPLNTLASSVTITTGRRLRERGWPEGADTLVVMLDGGCAFETLPPEGIEIWWGAFLGLPQEALVSGALAEAGPRIAPLRAMLREKHGWIMDIYLLRRPAGSRS; the protein is encoded by the coding sequence ATGATCGATCTGCACCTGATCGGCATTGGTACCGGCAATCCCGATCACCTGACGATGGCGGCGATCCGGGCCATGAACGGGGCCGACCTGATCCTGCTCCCGCGCAAGGGCGGGGAGGGGGATGGCAGAAGCGATCTTGTCGATCTGCGCCGCGTCCTTTGCGGCGCCGTGTTGACCCGGCCGGTGCGTGTGGTGGAGTTCGATCTTCCCGCTCGCGCCGCCGAGGGGCCCTATATCGAGGCGGTGCGCGACTGGCATGCCGCCATCGCCGCGGCCTGGCGGGCCGAGATCGATGCCCATCTCCCGCGCGGGGGCAAGCTGGCGCTGCTCGTCTGGGGCGATCCCTCGCTCTATGACAGCACCTTGCGCATTGCCGCGCGATTGCAGCGCGAAGGACTTGATCTGCGGACCCATGTCGTCCCCGGGATCAGCAGCGTGCAACTGCTGACGGCGGCCCATGCGATCCCGCTGAACACGCTGGCCTCGTCGGTCACCATCACCACCGGGCGGCGGCTGCGTGAACGGGGCTGGCCGGAAGGCGCGGATACATTGGTGGTGATGCTTGACGGGGGCTGTGCGTTCGAGACGCTGCCGCCGGAAGGTATCGAGATCTGGTGGGGGGCTTTCTTGGGCTTGCCGCAGGAAGCGCTCGTCAGCGGGGCGCTGGCCGAGGCCGGGCCGCGCATAGCCCCGCTCAGGGCTATGCTGCGCGAGAAGCATGGCTGGATAATGGACATCTATCTGCTGCGACGGCCAGCGGGCTCGCGGTCTTGA
- the cobI gene encoding precorrin-2 C(20)-methyltransferase: MNAETRIEANVAVKTGTIYGVGLGPGAQDLMSVRADRLVRGARHLAYFRKAGRPGQARRIVEGMLHADVAEFAMEYPVTTEISLADPRYNACLSEFYAACTEHLGTLARRGEDVVVLCEGDPFFYGSFMHLHARLSGVVPVEIVPGITGMSGAWTASGTPITWGDDVLTVLMATLPEADLARRIADTDALVVMKIGRNLAKLRRAVAAAGREHEAWLVEHAAMAEQRITPLVEAEAVTPYFSILLIHGKGRRP, translated from the coding sequence ATGAACGCGGAAACGAGAATCGAGGCGAACGTCGCGGTGAAGACCGGAACGATCTACGGGGTTGGGCTTGGTCCCGGCGCGCAGGACCTGATGAGTGTCCGCGCCGACCGGTTGGTGCGCGGCGCGCGCCACCTTGCCTATTTCCGCAAGGCCGGCCGCCCCGGACAGGCGCGCCGGATCGTCGAGGGCATGTTGCACGCCGATGTGGCCGAGTTCGCCATGGAATACCCGGTCACGACCGAGATCTCGCTGGCCGATCCGCGCTACAACGCCTGCCTGTCCGAGTTCTATGCCGCCTGCACCGAGCATCTCGGCACCCTGGCGCGCCGCGGCGAGGATGTTGTCGTCCTGTGCGAGGGCGACCCGTTCTTCTACGGTTCCTTCATGCACCTTCACGCACGGCTTTCGGGCGTGGTTCCGGTGGAAATCGTGCCGGGCATCACCGGCATGTCGGGCGCATGGACCGCCAGCGGTACACCGATCACCTGGGGTGACGATGTGCTGACGGTGCTGATGGCCACGCTGCCCGAAGCCGATCTCGCGCGGCGGATCGCCGATACCGATGCGCTGGTGGTGATGAAGATCGGCCGAAATCTCGCCAAGCTGCGCCGCGCGGTCGCGGCGGCGGGGCGCGAGCATGAGGCATGGCTGGTCGAGCATGCGGCCATGGCCGAGCAGCGCATCACCCCGCTGGTCGAAGCGGAAGCCGTGACGCCCTATTTCTCGATCCTGCTGATCCACGGCAAGGGCCGCCGTCCGTGA
- the cbiE gene encoding precorrin-6y C5,15-methyltransferase (decarboxylating) subunit CbiE — protein MTDSPGRAWLTLIGIGEDGLSGLCADARAVLAEADLVTGAERHMALVGGLKAECRTWPVPFASGVDGLLAERGRRTVMLVSGDPFWFGAGSVIARHLAPHEWTAMPGRSTFSLAAARLGWALETTVCLGLHAAPLARVRPHLAPGVQVLVLVRDGAAVAEFMAYLTAQGFGASEVTVLEALGGPRERIRSMRADAEPFADTVHPVALGIRFAGDGAVLPRASGAADDWFQHDGQITKRPVRALTLSALAPRAGERLWDIGCGSGSIAIEWLLAHPAMQATGFEADRERAERARSNARALGVDRLEVVEGRAPEVLADRPPPDAVFIGGGLSEALLETLWGLLGKGTRIVANAVTLESEALLAKWQVEKGGELLRIELAQAAPLGTRRGWKAHYPVVQWSAVR, from the coding sequence ATGACTGATTCTCCCGGGCGGGCCTGGCTGACGCTGATCGGCATCGGCGAGGATGGCCTTTCCGGCCTCTGCGCTGATGCCCGCGCGGTGCTGGCCGAAGCCGATCTGGTGACCGGCGCCGAGCGGCACATGGCGCTGGTGGGCGGACTTAAGGCCGAATGCCGGACATGGCCAGTGCCCTTTGCCAGCGGCGTCGACGGCCTGCTCGCCGAGCGCGGGCGGCGCACGGTGATGCTGGTGTCGGGAGACCCGTTCTGGTTCGGCGCGGGTTCGGTGATCGCGCGCCATCTGGCGCCGCACGAGTGGACGGCGATGCCCGGACGCTCGACCTTTTCGCTGGCGGCGGCGCGGCTGGGGTGGGCGCTGGAAACGACCGTCTGCCTTGGCCTTCATGCGGCCCCGCTGGCGCGAGTGCGGCCACATCTGGCGCCGGGCGTGCAGGTGCTGGTCCTGGTGCGGGACGGCGCGGCGGTGGCGGAGTTCATGGCCTATCTGACAGCGCAAGGTTTCGGTGCGTCCGAGGTCACGGTGCTGGAAGCGCTGGGCGGCCCGCGCGAGCGCATTCGATCGATGCGCGCGGATGCCGAGCCATTTGCCGACACCGTACATCCGGTGGCGCTTGGCATCCGGTTCGCAGGGGACGGGGCGGTTCTGCCCCGAGCCAGTGGAGCGGCTGACGACTGGTTCCAGCATGATGGGCAGATCACCAAGCGGCCCGTGCGCGCGCTCACGCTCTCGGCGCTGGCGCCGCGTGCCGGCGAAAGGCTGTGGGACATCGGCTGCGGGTCGGGCTCCATTGCCATCGAGTGGCTGCTCGCTCATCCCGCCATGCAGGCGACCGGGTTCGAGGCCGATCGCGAGCGGGCGGAACGGGCGCGGAGCAATGCCCGGGCGCTGGGGGTGGACCGGTTGGAGGTGGTGGAAGGGCGCGCGCCCGAAGTTCTGGCAGACCGGCCGCCGCCCGATGCCGTGTTTATCGGCGGCGGGCTGAGCGAGGCCCTGCTCGAAACGCTCTGGGGGTTGCTCGGCAAGGGCACACGCATCGTCGCCAATGCGGTGACGCTGGAGTCGGAAGCCCTGCTCGCGAAGTGGCAGGTGGAGAAGGGCGGCGAATTGCTGCGGATCGAACTCGCGCAAGCGGCCCCGCTCGGCACGCGGCGCGGGTGGAAGGCGCATTATCCGGTGGTGCAGTGGAGCGCGGTGCGATGA
- the glgX gene encoding glycogen debranching protein GlgX translates to MNPLGVEIGADATRFTVRAPLADMVWLCLFSGAEETRHAMLRQGPEWTLALPGNLTGAHYGYRAAGEWAPERGLWFDPAKLLVDPRAVELDRRFVQDPRLAVHGEDTADIVPRAVVPAAAPPPALDPPRFRSGGLVYELNVRGFTRLHPDVPEHMRGTVAALAHPAVLAHLKKLHVTAVELMPIVAWVDERHLPPLGLVNAWGYNPVAMMALDPGLCPGGVAELRNTVAALHAEGIGVLLDMVFNHTGESDGSGGILSLRGLDNGAYAHAPDGALINDTGCGNTLDFANPAVRRLALDAMRHFASACAVDGFRFDLAPVMARGPGFDPAAPIFAEIAADPVLSTRVMIAEPWDIGPGGYQLGNFPANWLEWNDRFRDDVRRFWRGDEGIGKLATRLAGSSDVFGPLAPHSACRSVNFLAAHDGFTLADTVAYERRHNWANGENNRDGHGENFSWNHGVEGSTDDAAVLAARQADLKAMLGTLFASTGTIMLTAGDEFGRTQHGNNNAYCQDNAIGWVDWEGRDHELEDYVAGLGAARMTYLAAFQRFEDHGAWHAPDGREMTVADWERPGENRLDWAYTGAEGTLRFTVDRLERRVFATARAATA, encoded by the coding sequence ATGAACCCGCTCGGCGTCGAGATCGGGGCCGACGCCACGCGCTTCACGGTGCGGGCGCCGCTGGCCGACATGGTCTGGTTGTGCCTGTTTTCCGGCGCCGAGGAAACGCGCCACGCGATGCTCCGGCAAGGCCCGGAATGGACGCTGGCGCTGCCGGGCAACCTGACCGGCGCGCATTACGGCTATCGCGCTGCCGGGGAGTGGGCGCCCGAGCGCGGGCTGTGGTTCGATCCGGCCAAGCTGCTGGTCGATCCCCGGGCGGTGGAACTGGATCGCCGCTTCGTGCAGGACCCGCGCCTTGCCGTCCACGGCGAGGATACCGCAGACATTGTTCCGCGCGCGGTGGTTCCCGCTGCCGCGCCGCCGCCGGCACTCGATCCGCCTCGCTTCCGCTCGGGCGGGCTGGTCTACGAACTCAACGTCCGCGGCTTCACCCGTCTCCATCCCGATGTGCCCGAGCACATGCGCGGCACGGTCGCGGCACTGGCCCATCCGGCTGTGCTCGCACATCTGAAGAAGCTGCATGTGACGGCGGTGGAACTGATGCCGATCGTTGCCTGGGTGGACGAGAGGCACCTGCCGCCGCTCGGCCTCGTCAACGCATGGGGCTACAATCCGGTGGCGATGATGGCGCTCGATCCTGGGCTGTGTCCCGGCGGGGTGGCAGAGCTGCGCAATACGGTCGCCGCGCTCCATGCCGAGGGGATCGGCGTGCTGCTCGATATGGTGTTCAACCATACCGGCGAGAGCGACGGGTCGGGCGGCATCCTTTCGCTGCGCGGACTGGACAACGGCGCCTACGCCCATGCGCCCGATGGTGCGCTCATCAACGATACCGGCTGCGGCAATACGCTGGATTTCGCCAATCCGGCCGTGCGGCGGCTGGCGCTCGACGCGATGCGGCATTTTGCGAGCGCCTGCGCCGTGGACGGCTTCCGCTTCGACCTTGCGCCAGTCATGGCGCGCGGACCCGGGTTCGATCCTGCCGCGCCGATCTTTGCGGAGATCGCCGCCGATCCTGTGCTCTCGACGCGGGTGATGATCGCCGAGCCGTGGGATATCGGCCCGGGCGGTTATCAGCTTGGCAATTTTCCCGCCAACTGGCTCGAATGGAACGACCGCTTCCGCGACGACGTGCGCCGTTTCTGGCGCGGGGACGAGGGCATCGGCAAGCTGGCGACGCGGCTGGCGGGCTCGTCCGATGTGTTCGGCCCGCTTGCCCCGCATTCCGCCTGCCGTTCGGTCAATTTCCTTGCCGCGCACGATGGCTTCACGCTGGCCGATACCGTCGCTTACGAGCGCCGTCACAACTGGGCCAATGGCGAGAACAATCGTGACGGCCACGGCGAGAACTTCAGCTGGAACCACGGCGTCGAGGGTAGCACCGACGATGCGGCGGTGCTGGCGGCGCGCCAGGCCGATCTCAAGGCCATGCTCGGCACCCTGTTCGCCTCCACCGGCACCATCATGCTGACCGCGGGCGATGAATTCGGCCGCACCCAGCACGGCAACAACAACGCCTATTGTCAGGACAATGCGATCGGCTGGGTGGATTGGGAAGGCCGCGACCATGAACTGGAGGATTACGTCGCCGGGCTCGGTGCCGCGCGGATGACCTATCTGGCCGCCTTCCAGCGCTTCGAGGATCACGGCGCATGGCATGCCCCGGACGGCCGGGAAATGACCGTGGCCGATTGGGAGCGCCCCGGCGAGAACCGTCTCGACTGGGCCTATACCGGGGCGGAAGGCACCTTGCGCTTCACCGTCGACCGGCTTGAGCGGCGGGTTTTTGCCACCGCACGTGCGGCCACGGCCTGA
- a CDS encoding cobalamin biosynthesis protein has protein sequence MIVAGFGCRQGATLASLENALELASGQVPAVRIAMLAAPEDKCGLVAELAARLGLPVLGIAPHALEAAATVTRSAASLAARRTGSVAEASALAAIGAPSRLIVPRIVSSDRMATCAIAEGALS, from the coding sequence ATGATCGTGGCCGGTTTCGGCTGCCGGCAAGGGGCGACTCTGGCCTCGCTCGAGAATGCGCTCGAGCTTGCCAGCGGGCAGGTGCCTGCCGTGCGCATCGCCATGCTCGCCGCGCCTGAGGACAAGTGCGGGTTGGTGGCCGAACTGGCCGCGCGGCTTGGACTTCCGGTTCTCGGCATCGCCCCGCACGCGCTGGAGGCGGCGGCGACAGTCACCCGGTCTGCCGCCAGCCTCGCCGCCCGCCGTACCGGCAGCGTGGCCGAAGCCTCCGCGCTCGCCGCGATAGGCGCGCCGTCACGCCTGATCGTCCCCCGTATCGTTTCGTCAGACCGGATGGCCACTTGCGCCATTGCCGAAGGAGCCTTGTCTTGA
- the cobM gene encoding precorrin-4 C(11)-methyltransferase, producing MTVHFIGAGPGAPDLLTLRGRDLIAASPVCLYAGSLVPAAVLGHCPPGARIVNTAPMDLDAIIKTIREAHEAGQDVARLHSGDLSVWSAMGEQVRRLRALAIPFTVTPGVPAFAAAAAALETELTVPALAQSVVLTRTPGRASTMPERESLERFAATGATLAIHLSIHNLEAVVRDLLPSYGGDCPVAVVWRASWPDERIVRATLATAEAAVAGSMERTALILVGPSLGAHVEGESSLYAAGYDRRFRPQSAQSVFAGRED from the coding sequence TTGACTGTCCACTTCATCGGCGCCGGTCCCGGCGCGCCCGATCTGCTTACCTTGCGCGGACGCGACCTGATCGCCGCCAGCCCGGTCTGCCTCTATGCCGGATCGCTGGTGCCCGCCGCCGTGCTTGGCCATTGCCCGCCGGGCGCGCGCATCGTCAACACCGCGCCGATGGACCTCGACGCGATCATCAAGACGATCCGCGAGGCGCATGAGGCCGGGCAGGACGTGGCGCGGCTTCATTCGGGCGATCTTTCGGTCTGGTCCGCCATGGGCGAGCAGGTGCGGCGCCTGCGCGCGCTCGCAATTCCCTTCACCGTGACGCCGGGGGTTCCGGCTTTTGCCGCCGCTGCCGCCGCGCTGGAAACGGAACTGACAGTACCGGCGCTGGCCCAGTCGGTGGTGCTGACCCGCACCCCCGGCCGGGCCAGCACGATGCCCGAGCGCGAAAGCCTAGAACGCTTCGCCGCGACGGGCGCGACGCTGGCGATCCACCTCTCGATCCACAATCTGGAGGCGGTGGTGCGCGATCTCCTGCCTTCCTACGGCGGCGACTGCCCGGTGGCGGTGGTCTGGCGGGCGAGCTGGCCGGACGAGCGGATCGTGCGCGCCACGCTGGCAACGGCGGAGGCGGCGGTGGCGGGCAGCATGGAGCGTACCGCGCTGATCCTTGTGGGGCCCTCGCTGGGCGCGCATGTGGAAGGTGAAAGCAGTCTCTATGCTGCGGGTTACGACCGCCGCTTCCGCCCGCAATCGGCGCAGTCGGTCTTTGCCGGCCGCGAGGACTGA
- the cobJ gene encoding precorrin-3B C(17)-methyltransferase: MSGWIAIAGLGPGRETLVTPEVSQALAEASDVVGYIPYVARVAPRAGLVLHASDNRVELQRAAHALEMAAAGRRVVVVSSGDPGVFAMAAAVFEALEQGPPEWLSLDIRVLPGITAMLAASARAGAPLGHDFCAINLSDNLKPWALIERRLRLAAEADFAMAFYNPRSQSRPEGFARVLDVLREACGADRPILFARAVSTPEEHLRVTTLGEASPDMADMRTVVIVGSSRTRLIPREGAPILYTPRSAE; encoded by the coding sequence GTGAGCGGGTGGATCGCGATCGCCGGGCTCGGCCCGGGCCGCGAGACGCTGGTCACGCCGGAAGTGTCGCAGGCGCTGGCCGAGGCCAGCGATGTGGTCGGCTACATCCCCTATGTCGCGCGGGTCGCCCCGCGCGCGGGGCTGGTGCTCCATGCCAGCGACAACCGGGTGGAGCTCCAGCGCGCCGCCCATGCGCTGGAGATGGCGGCGGCAGGGAGGCGGGTGGTGGTCGTCTCCTCTGGCGATCCGGGGGTTTTCGCGATGGCCGCGGCCGTGTTCGAGGCACTGGAGCAGGGGCCGCCGGAGTGGCTTTCGCTGGACATCCGCGTGCTGCCGGGGATCACCGCGATGCTGGCGGCCAGCGCCCGCGCGGGGGCGCCACTGGGGCATGATTTCTGCGCGATCAACCTTTCGGACAACCTCAAGCCATGGGCGCTGATCGAGCGGCGCCTGCGTCTTGCGGCGGAGGCGGACTTCGCGATGGCATTCTACAACCCGCGCTCCCAGTCCCGCCCCGAAGGGTTCGCCCGCGTGCTGGACGTGCTGCGCGAGGCTTGCGGCGCGGATCGGCCGATCCTGTTTGCCCGCGCGGTGTCGACGCCCGAGGAACACCTGCGGGTCACGACGCTGGGCGAGGCAAGCCCGGACATGGCCGATATGCGCACCGTGGTCATTGTCGGGTCGAGCCGGACGCGGCTGATCCCGCGCGAGGGTGCGCCGATCCTCTACACGCCGAGATCGGCGGAATGA
- the cobG gene encoding precorrin-3B synthase: MPVPGTTKCASPFVVRGWCPSAWRPMESGDGLIVRLRPPLARMTRAQALGLCDLALGHGSGTLDLTSRGNLQLRGVRETALRPLLEGLAALGLVDGDAEREARRNLTLAPDWSEGDETEGIARAFMDRLDRLPPLPGKVGFAIDAGSQPVLGLVPADLRIERGETGALILRAEGRETGVPIAMDRAAEALIDLAHWFVDSGGAVSGRMARHHAELPAWAQGAVRPAASRAPLAPGLHPLGAAFGVAFGSLHAEALAELLDKTEARAVRLTPWRVLLLENAALVPAEGFATEASDPSLRVDACPGMPACPQASVETRALAERLAPHVAGRLHVSGCAKGCARSLPAAVTLTGRGGAFDLSFDTRAGAPAVIAGLTPHQILTHFGAD, encoded by the coding sequence ATGCCCGTTCCCGGGACGACCAAATGTGCGAGCCCCTTCGTGGTGCGTGGATGGTGCCCTTCGGCCTGGCGGCCGATGGAATCCGGCGACGGACTGATCGTGCGCCTGCGCCCGCCGCTGGCCCGGATGACCCGCGCGCAGGCGCTGGGCCTGTGCGACCTTGCACTGGGCCATGGCAGCGGCACGCTCGACCTGACGAGCCGGGGCAATCTTCAGCTGCGCGGGGTGCGAGAAACGGCCTTGCGCCCGCTGCTCGAAGGGCTGGCAGCCTTGGGCCTGGTCGACGGCGATGCCGAGCGCGAGGCCCGGCGCAATCTGACACTGGCACCGGACTGGTCGGAGGGGGACGAGACCGAGGGTATCGCCCGCGCTTTCATGGACCGGCTGGACCGGTTGCCGCCGCTGCCGGGCAAAGTCGGATTTGCCATCGATGCCGGTTCGCAGCCGGTTCTGGGGCTGGTCCCGGCCGATTTGCGCATTGAACGCGGTGAGACCGGCGCGCTGATCCTGCGCGCGGAGGGCCGCGAGACCGGGGTGCCGATCGCCATGGACCGTGCCGCCGAAGCGCTGATCGATCTTGCCCACTGGTTCGTGGATAGCGGCGGTGCGGTGTCGGGGCGGATGGCGCGCCATCACGCCGAGCTCCCCGCTTGGGCGCAGGGGGCTGTTCGCCCGGCTGCCTCGCGCGCGCCACTGGCCCCGGGCCTTCACCCGCTTGGCGCCGCGTTCGGGGTGGCGTTCGGCAGCTTGCACGCCGAGGCTTTGGCAGAACTGCTGGACAAGACCGAGGCCCGCGCCGTCCGGCTCACGCCATGGCGCGTGCTGCTGCTGGAGAACGCCGCGCTTGTCCCGGCTGAGGGTTTCGCCACTGAGGCGTCCGATCCGTCGCTGCGTGTCGATGCCTGCCCCGGAATGCCGGCCTGCCCGCAGGCGAGCGTCGAAACGCGCGCTCTCGCCGAGCGCCTCGCGCCCCATGTGGCCGGGCGCCTGCATGTCTCGGGCTGCGCAAAAGGCTGCGCCCGGTCGCTTCCTGCCGCGGTTACCCTGACCGGACGCGGCGGCGCATTCGATCTTTCGTTCGATACTCGCGCAGGCGCCCCGGCGGTCATCGCCGGGCTCACACCCCACCAGATTCTCACGCATTTCGGAGCCGATTGA
- a CDS encoding precorrin-8X methylmutase, producing MPHHYETDGAAIYRQSFATIRAEADLARFDADEERIAVRMIHAAGLVDLAAHIRFSPGFAAAAMAAVASGAPILCDARMVSEGITRARLPAGNPLVCTLNAPEVPALAQAIGNTRSAAALELWRPYLDGALVAIGNAPTALFHLLNMLEDPQCPRPAAIIGCPVGFVGAAESKAALWAEQPVPCCVVEGRLGGSAITVAAVNAIGSKAE from the coding sequence ATGCCGCACCATTACGAGACCGACGGCGCGGCGATCTATCGCCAGTCCTTCGCGACGATCCGCGCCGAGGCCGATCTCGCCCGCTTCGATGCCGACGAGGAGCGCATCGCGGTACGCATGATTCACGCAGCCGGGCTGGTAGACCTCGCCGCGCACATCCGCTTCTCGCCGGGTTTCGCGGCTGCGGCGATGGCGGCGGTGGCGAGCGGGGCGCCAATTCTCTGCGATGCGCGCATGGTCAGCGAAGGTATCACCCGCGCCCGCCTGCCTGCGGGAAATCCGCTGGTCTGCACCCTCAACGCGCCCGAGGTTCCGGCGCTGGCGCAGGCAATCGGCAATACCCGTTCGGCCGCCGCGCTCGAACTCTGGCGGCCGTATCTGGACGGGGCGCTGGTGGCGATCGGCAATGCGCCGACCGCGCTGTTCCATCTGCTGAACATGCTGGAAGATCCGCAATGCCCGCGTCCCGCGGCGATCATCGGCTGTCCGGTCGGCTTCGTCGGCGCGGCGGAATCGAAGGCGGCCTTGTGGGCGGAGCAGCCGGTGCCGTGCTGCGTGGTCGAAGGGCGGCTGGGGGGAAGCGCCATCACGGTTGCGGCGGTCAATGCGATCGGGAGCAAGGCGGAATGA
- the glgA gene encoding glycogen synthase GlgA, whose translation MKVLSVASEAVPLIKTGGLADVAGALPSALAPNGVEVTTLLPGYPSVLKAIGRSRAVHAWDSLLGVPARLLSAKIDGHPLLVLDAPALFTRDGAPYTDGAGRDWGDNWHRFSAFGRAAADIAGGAMVSRGKAKRYDVVHAHDWQAAMACAYLRFAPFGGDEGRVPSVVTVHNMAFQGWFGSEVFPGVGLPAEAWTMEGVEYHGGLGMLKAGLACADAVTTVSPTYAREIRAANFGMGLEGLVIARGNAVSGILNGIDTALWNPAEDAALAARYSARTLDKRKANKRALEAEFGLDEDDGPLFIAVTRLTWQKGMDVLPEVLDHLVGIGGRLALLGSGDRAIERQLREGAARHPGRVGLRFGYDEDLSHRMQGGGDAILIPSRFEPCGLTQLYGLAYGCLPVVSRTGGLADTVIDANPAALAAGVATGIQFDGVHYDALSAALTRTVELWNEPDVWAALQKNAMKADFSWTASGAAYARLYRKLAA comes from the coding sequence TTGAAGGTTCTGTCGGTCGCATCCGAAGCAGTTCCCCTGATCAAGACCGGCGGGCTGGCCGATGTTGCAGGCGCGCTTCCCTCGGCGCTGGCGCCAAACGGGGTGGAAGTGACGACGCTGCTGCCGGGCTACCCTTCGGTGCTCAAGGCGATCGGACGGTCCCGCGCGGTTCATGCGTGGGATTCGCTGCTGGGGGTGCCGGCGCGGCTGCTTTCCGCGAAGATTGACGGCCATCCGCTGCTGGTGCTCGATGCGCCGGCCCTGTTCACCCGCGACGGCGCGCCCTACACCGATGGCGCCGGGCGCGACTGGGGGGATAACTGGCACCGCTTTTCCGCGTTTGGCCGCGCCGCAGCCGACATCGCGGGCGGCGCCATGGTCAGCCGGGGCAAGGCGAAGCGTTATGACGTTGTCCACGCGCACGACTGGCAGGCGGCGATGGCCTGCGCCTATCTGCGCTTCGCTCCGTTCGGCGGAGATGAGGGGCGGGTGCCTTCGGTGGTCACGGTCCACAACATGGCGTTTCAGGGCTGGTTCGGTTCCGAAGTGTTCCCCGGTGTCGGCCTGCCCGCCGAGGCATGGACGATGGAGGGCGTGGAATATCACGGCGGTCTCGGCATGCTGAAGGCCGGGCTCGCCTGTGCCGATGCGGTCACTACCGTCAGCCCCACCTATGCGCGTGAAATCCGTGCGGCGAACTTCGGCATGGGGCTGGAAGGGCTGGTGATCGCGCGGGGCAATGCCGTCAGCGGCATTCTCAACGGCATCGATACCGCGCTGTGGAACCCGGCCGAGGACGCCGCGCTCGCCGCGCGTTATTCCGCTCGGACGCTCGACAAGCGCAAGGCCAACAAGCGCGCACTGGAGGCCGAGTTCGGCCTCGACGAGGATGACGGCCCGCTGTTCATCGCGGTCACGCGCCTCACCTGGCAGAAGGGCATGGACGTGCTGCCCGAAGTGCTGGATCATCTCGTCGGGATAGGCGGACGGCTGGCGCTGCTGGGCTCGGGAGACCGTGCGATCGAGCGCCAGCTGCGCGAAGGGGCAGCGCGCCATCCGGGCCGGGTGGGCCTGCGTTTCGGATACGACGAGGATTTGTCGCACCGCATGCAGGGCGGCGGCGATGCGATCCTCATCCCCTCGCGTTTCGAGCCTTGCGGGCTGACCCAGCTTTATGGCCTGGCTTATGGCTGTCTCCCCGTTGTTTCCCGCACCGGCGGTCTTGCCGATACGGTGATCGATGCCAATCCGGCCGCGCTCGCGGCGGGTGTCGCCACCGGCATCCAGTTCGACGGCGTGCATTACGACGCACTCTCGGCGGCGCTGACCCGCACGGTGGAATTGTGGAACGAACCGGACGTCTGGGCCGCGCTCCAGAAGAACGCGATGAAGGCCGATTTCTCGTGGACGGCGAGCGGCGCGGCTTACGCCCGGCTTTACCGCAAGCTGGCTGCATGA
- a CDS encoding cobalt-precorrin-6A reductase, with product MSHILILGGTTEASALARAMADRGLDATLSYAGRTEAPRAQPIPVRIGGFGGADGLAQYLQDHRVSHLIDATHPFAATMSRNALAAAEATGTPLLTLTRPGWAPQPGDRWQSVPDVAAAVSALAGPRRRVMLALGRMHVEAFAAQGQHHYLLRFVDRPRQPPALPDHHLVVDRGPFTAEDDIRLLAQHRIDVVVCKNAGGSGAQAKLIAARRLGIPVMMIERPAAAPTETVHTVEAVFDWLPHSADLGV from the coding sequence ATGTCCCATATCCTCATCCTGGGCGGCACCACCGAAGCGAGCGCACTCGCCCGCGCCATGGCGGATCGGGGCCTCGACGCCACGCTCAGCTACGCCGGACGCACCGAGGCGCCGCGCGCCCAGCCGATCCCGGTGCGGATCGGGGGCTTCGGCGGAGCGGACGGCCTTGCGCAGTACCTGCAGGACCACCGCGTCTCCCACCTGATCGATGCGACCCATCCGTTCGCGGCCACCATGAGCCGCAACGCTCTGGCCGCCGCCGAGGCGACCGGCACGCCGCTGCTCACGCTCACCCGCCCCGGCTGGGCGCCGCAGCCGGGTGATCGCTGGCAATCCGTGCCCGATGTCGCCGCCGCCGTCTCCGCGCTGGCCGGACCGCGGCGCCGGGTGATGCTGGCGCTCGGCCGCATGCATGTCGAGGCCTTCGCCGCGCAAGGCCAGCACCATTACCTGCTGCGCTTCGTCGACCGGCCCCGGCAGCCGCCTGCGCTTCCCGACCATCATCTTGTCGTCGATCGCGGCCCCTTCACGGCGGAAGACGACATACGCTTGCTGGCACAGCACCGGATCGACGTTGTCGTCTGCAAGAACGCGGGCGGCAGCGGCGCGCAGGCCAAGCTCATCGCCGCGCGCCGCCTCGGCATTCCGGTCATGATGATCGAACGCCCGGCCGCCGCGCCGACCGAGACCGTGCACACCGTGGAGGCCGTGTTCGACTGGCTCCCTCATTCCGCCGATCTCGGCGTGTAG